One window of Chamaesiphon minutus PCC 6605 genomic DNA carries:
- a CDS encoding HEAT repeat domain-containing protein codes for MGKETEAINILVNLLENQHGVTSLLAVQILVELECKNEKVVSCLLGLLESEQRFIFVHAAKILYQSGNSKDKVVQRFLLMLDNEDSVTRIGAAQILVQLGNTGEQVISSLVSLLGDENFHVRSNAVSELGQLGSTGKQVISRLVDLLNDENSTVRFITAEALGRLGNADPEVVNHLLPLLVDTNSSLRSSVAEALGRLGNASSEVVNRLRPLLIDQSSSVRSSAAEALIRLGTVDSEVVNVLLSLLQDESSFVRFPAAEVLGRLAKTSDTIRTNVVQWVEQHPNDDQIGSAIDCLWSIVVE; via the coding sequence TTGGGAAAAGAAACAGAAGCGATCAATATATTGGTCAATTTATTGGAAAATCAACATGGTGTTACAAGCCTTCTTGCTGTACAAATATTAGTAGAATTAGAATGTAAAAATGAGAAAGTGGTAAGTTGTTTATTAGGTTTATTAGAGAGTGAGCAACGTTTTATTTTCGTTCACGCTGCAAAAATATTGTATCAGTCAGGCAACTCTAAAGATAAGGTGGTTCAGCGTTTTCTCTTGATGTTGGACAATGAAGATTCCGTTACCCGTATTGGAGCCGCACAGATCCTAGTTCAACTAGGAAATACTGGTGAGCAGGTTATAAGTAGTTTAGTCTCCTTACTGGGAGATGAAAACTTCCATGTGCGCTCCAATGCCGTATCAGAATTGGGTCAATTAGGGAGTACTGGTAAGCAGGTGATAAGCCGTTTAGTTGACTTACTGAATGATGAAAACTCCACTGTACGCTTTATTACAGCAGAAGCATTAGGTAGATTAGGAAATGCTGATCCGGAAGTGGTAAATCATTTACTTCCCTTACTTGTTGATACAAATTCTTCCTTACGTTCTAGTGTTGCGGAAGCATTAGGTAGATTAGGAAACGCTAGTTCGGAAGTGGTAAATCGTTTACGTCCCTTGCTTATCGATCAAAGCTCATCTGTTCGCTCTAGTGCTGCGGAAGCGTTGATTAGATTAGGAACTGTTGATTCAGAAGTAGTAAATGTTTTGCTATCTTTACTCCAAGATGAAAGCTCGTTTGTGAGATTTCCTGCGGCGGAAGTATTAGGTCGATTAGCTAAAACCTCAGATACAATTCGCACCAACGTGGTGCAATGGGTGGAACAACATCCGAATGACGATCAAATTGGTAGTGCGATCGATTGTTTATGGTCGATTGTTGTTGAATAA